In the Pseudomonadota bacterium genome, one interval contains:
- a CDS encoding insulinase family protein, with protein sequence MASPNNGSSRDTCAALVAGVNRGVRRSSARIELVGERPFGPALRLAEFRLGNGLGVLLLVDRSAPVLSFQTWFRVGSRDDPPGKTGLAHFLEHLMFNETENLPPGAFDRVLEAAGAETNAATWVDYTCYYVTLPSSELDLVARLEAERMARLRLSEPLVAAEREVVANERLLRVDDDVEGTANETLYRTAFRRHPYGQPTVGWMADIRGFGVRDCQRFYRRYYAPNNATIVLVGDMEPGAALRTLQKHYGRLKATRINASSADREPPQRAERRIVLERPATSPKLLLGYRTPAARERDHVVLTVLNELLCGGRSSRLYRELVLQHEIASEVRGLLAPFRDPGLYEIWVALRQDREVEDALVIIERRFRELAQGRVKVRELDRGKRRIELDFWQALETAGGKADQIGFHAAVLGNAGELFERLELLEGVTGGDLQRVARRYLSPRTRTQVVVKPSPAEPAAGGCP encoded by the coding sequence ATGGCGTCTCCAAACAACGGTAGCTCTCGCGATACATGTGCTGCCCTTGTGGCCGGCGTCAATCGAGGCGTTCGGCGGAGCAGCGCACGCATCGAGCTCGTGGGGGAGCGACCCTTCGGGCCTGCCTTGAGGCTCGCGGAATTTCGTCTGGGCAACGGCCTGGGTGTGTTGCTGCTGGTCGATCGTTCGGCGCCGGTGCTGAGTTTTCAGACCTGGTTCCGCGTCGGCTCGCGTGATGACCCTCCGGGAAAAACCGGTCTAGCCCATTTTCTTGAGCACTTGATGTTCAACGAGACGGAGAATCTGCCGCCAGGCGCATTCGATCGCGTCTTGGAGGCGGCCGGCGCCGAGACCAACGCCGCGACCTGGGTGGACTACACGTGCTACTACGTGACGCTGCCAAGCAGCGAGCTCGATCTGGTCGCGCGTCTAGAGGCCGAGCGCATGGCCCGGCTGCGCCTGAGCGAGCCCCTGGTCGCCGCCGAACGGGAGGTGGTGGCGAACGAACGACTCCTGCGTGTCGACGACGACGTGGAGGGGACCGCCAACGAGACCCTGTACCGGACCGCCTTTCGCAGGCATCCGTACGGGCAGCCCACCGTTGGCTGGATGGCTGACATTCGGGGCTTCGGTGTGCGGGACTGCCAGCGCTTCTACCGCCGCTACTACGCGCCCAACAACGCGACGATCGTTCTCGTAGGAGACATGGAGCCCGGCGCTGCTTTGCGCACGCTGCAGAAGCACTACGGGAGGCTCAAAGCGACCCGCATCAACGCGAGCAGCGCGGACCGCGAGCCACCGCAGCGGGCGGAACGCCGCATCGTGCTGGAGCGACCGGCGACGTCTCCGAAGCTGCTGCTGGGTTATCGGACCCCAGCGGCTCGCGAGCGCGACCATGTCGTGTTGACCGTGCTCAACGAACTGCTTTGCGGGGGCCGCAGCTCTCGACTCTACCGCGAGCTCGTGCTGCAGCATGAGATCGCCTCGGAGGTTCGCGGTTTGCTGGCACCCTTTCGTGACCCCGGCTTGTACGAAATCTGGGTCGCGCTGCGCCAAGATCGTGAAGTCGAGGACGCCCTTGTGATCATCGAACGCAGGTTCCGAGAGCTGGCGCAGGGTCGCGTCAAGGTCCGAGAGCTGGACAGAGGCAAGCGTCGGATCGAGCTCGATTTTTGGCAGGCGCTCGAAACCGCGGGAGGCAAGGCGGATCAGATCGGCTTCCACGCTGCGGTGCTTGGCAACGCAGGGGAGCTGTTCGAGCGGCTCGAGCTCCTCGAAGGTGTTACAGGTGGCGATCTGCAGCGCGTGGCACGACGCTATCTGAGCCCGCGCACGCGCACGCAAGTCGTGGTGAAGCCGTCGCCGGCCGAGCCAGCGGCAGGTGGATGCCCATGA